The following nucleotide sequence is from Streptomyces sp. HUAS CB01.
GGCTGTGCCGATGTCGGCGTTGGACAGCCCTCGCGCGATCAGCCGGAGCACCTGCAGATCACGTTCCGTGAGCGCGTCCAGTACCTGCTGTTCCGCCGACGTGATGCGCGCCGACTGCCCCGCGAGCTGGTCCAGGACCCGCCCGGTCACCGCCGGGTCCAGTGCCGCCTTCCCCTCGGCGACCTGACGCACGGCGCGCAGCAGCTCCTCCGGGGGCGTGTCCTTGAGGAGGAATCCGCTGACGCCGGCCTGTACGGCCTCGTCCACGTACTCGTCCGCGCCGAACGTCGTGAGGATCAGCACCCGTGGGGGCCTCGGCAGCGCCCTGATCTCCCGGGTCGCCGCCAGCCCGTCCATCCCCGGCATCCGGATGTCGACCAGCGCCACGTCCGGGCTGAACTGCCGTGCGGCGTCCACGGTGCTCCGCCCGTCCGAGGCCTCGGCGACGACGTGCAGATCGTCACCGGCCTCGATGATGTCGCTCAGCCCGCGCCGTACGATCTCGCTGTC
It contains:
- a CDS encoding response regulator, translated to MVIHVLIADDSEIVRRGLSDIIEAGDDLHVVAEASDGRSTVDAARQFSPDVALVDIRMPGMDGLAATREIRALPRPPRVLILTTFGADEYVDEAVQAGVSGFLLKDTPPEELLRAVRQVAEGKAALDPAVTGRVLDQLAGQSARITSAEQQVLDALTERDLQVLRLIARGLSNADIGTALHISEGTVKGQVSRLLAKLGAHNRVQAARLAYRAGLER